The following are encoded together in the Astyanax mexicanus isolate ESR-SI-001 chromosome 8, AstMex3_surface, whole genome shotgun sequence genome:
- the LOC103022271 gene encoding regulator of G-protein signaling 20: protein MGSESVEMGKRPEQDLGNTGHTRITPSNAHVLDSVKPHTLGWLNAPPNACCFCWCCCCSCSCLTVHPSKDERIPEKICEKQTEAEVEELRGPTLEEVRLWGQTFEQLIKSPRGRASFRQFLKTEFSEENLLFWLACEELKKETNRTAVEQTVKQIYEDYVSILSPREVSLDSRVREVINKNMMEPSSQTFDDAQQQIYTLMQRDSYPRYINSSMYADLIKSLEEPPTPNES, encoded by the exons ATGGGGTCAGAGTCGGTGGAGATGGGGAAACGTCCAGAGCAGGATCTTGGGAACACCGGCCACACACGAATCACGCCTTCCAACGCACACGTGCTGGACAGTGTGAAACCACACACACTGGGCTGGCTGAACGCGCCCCCCAACGCCTGCTGCttctgctggtgctgctgctgcagctgttcctg tcTTACAGTACATCCTTCTAAGGATGAAAGGATTCCGGAAAAGATCTGTGAAAAACAAACTGAGGCTGAGGTTGAAGAACT ACGTGGTCCCACGCTGGAAGAGGTGCGTTTGTGGGGACAGACGTTTGAACAGTTGATTAAAAGCCCTCGCGGCCGAGCGAGCTTCCGGCAGTTCCTGAAGACGGAGTTCAGCGAGGAGAACCTGCTGTTCTGGCTGGCCTGCGAAGAGCTGAAGAAAGAGACCAACCGAACTGCAGTGGAACAGACTGTTAAGCAAATATACGAGGATTACGTCTCAATACTCTCGCCTAGAGAG GTGAGTCTGGACTCGCGTGTGCGAGAAGTGATCAACAAGAACATGATGGAGCCGAGCTCACAAACTTTTGATGACGCCCAGCAGCAAATCTACACCCTCATGCAGCGAGACTCCTACCCTCGTTACATTAACTCCAGCATGTACGCAGATCTGATCAAAAGCCTGGAAGAACCTCCAACACCCAATGAGTCttaa
- the lypla1 gene encoding acyl-protein thioesterase 1: MCGNNMSAPLPAIVPAARKATAAVIFLHGLGDTGHGWAEAMAGIRTPHVKYICPHAPIMPVSLNMNMAMPSWFDIIGLNPDAEEDETGIKKAAESIKALIDQEVKNGIPSHRIVLGGFSQGGALSLYTALTTQQKLAGVVALSCWLPLRNSLSKSVLGSNKEVPVLQCHGEADPLVPLIFGCLTVEKLKTMLNPNNITFKTYPRMPHSACPEEMMDIKQFIEKQLPPID; this comes from the exons ATGTGCGGTAATAACATGTCAGCGCCGCTGCCCGCGATAGTCCCAGCAGCCCGGAAAGCCACTGCGGCG GTGATCTTCCTCCATGGCCTAGGAGATACAGG GCATGGTTGGGCTGAAGCTATGGCTGGGATCAGGACCCCACATGTAAAGTACATTTGCCCCCATGC GCCCATCATGCCAGTTAGCCTCAACATGAACATGGCAATGCCCTCCTG GTTTGACATTATTGGTTTGAATCCAGATGCAGAGGAGGATGAGACGGGGATCAAAAAAGCTGCAGAGAGCA TCAAAGCTTTGATTGATCAGGAAGTAAAGAATGGAATTCCATCTCATCGAATCGTACTGGGTGGCTTTTCTCAG ggtggAGCACTTTCTCTCTACACAGCTTTAACCACTCAACAGAAACTTGCAGGAGTTGTTGCTCTGAGCTGCTGGCTTCCCCTCAGGAACTCACTTTCAAAG tcaGTTCTTGGCAGTAATAAGGAAGTTCCAGTATTACAGTGTCATGGGGAGGCAGATCCTCTGGTTCCTCTGATTTTTGGCTGTCTAACGGTGGAGAAGCTCAAGACAATGCTGAACCCCAACAACATTACCTTCAAAACATATCCCAGGATGCCTCACAGTGCTTGCCCAGAG GAAATGATGGATATAAAGCAGTTCATTGAGAAGCAGCTTCCTCCGATTGACTAA